One Halocalculus aciditolerans DNA segment encodes these proteins:
- a CDS encoding mandelate racemase/muconate lactonizing enzyme family protein produces the protein MVDYADLHDPNAEYTMRELSSETMGLQGSRGARDVEITDVQTTMVDGNFPWTLVRVYTDAGVVGTGEAYWGAGVPELIQRMKPFVVGENPLDIDRLYEHLVQKMSGEGSVEGVTVTAISGIETALHDLAGKILGIPAYQLLGGKYRDEVRVYCDCHTEAEADPEACADEAERVVEELGYDALKFDLDVPSGLEKDRANRHLRPGEIRHKAEIVEAVTERVKDRADVAFDCHWTFSGGSAKRLAAAIEEYDVWWLEDPVPPENLDVQEEVTKSTLTPITVGENRYRVTEERRLLENQAVDIIAPDLPKVGGMRETRKIADVANQYYVPVAMHNVASPVGTMASVHVGAAIPNSLAVEYHSYELGWWGDLVEEDLIEDGSITVPEEPGLGVTLDMDAVEEHMVDGETLFDEA, from the coding sequence ATGGTTGACTACGCGGACCTCCACGACCCGAACGCCGAGTACACGATGCGGGAGCTCTCGAGCGAGACGATGGGGCTTCAGGGCTCGCGCGGCGCGCGCGACGTCGAAATCACCGACGTGCAGACGACGATGGTCGACGGGAACTTCCCGTGGACGCTCGTCCGCGTCTACACCGACGCCGGCGTCGTCGGGACCGGTGAGGCGTACTGGGGCGCGGGCGTCCCCGAACTCATCCAGCGGATGAAGCCGTTCGTCGTCGGCGAGAACCCCCTCGACATCGACCGGCTCTACGAACACCTCGTGCAGAAGATGAGCGGCGAGGGAAGTGTCGAAGGCGTCACCGTCACGGCGATCTCCGGCATCGAGACGGCGCTCCACGACCTCGCCGGGAAGATTCTCGGGATTCCGGCGTACCAGCTACTCGGCGGGAAGTACCGCGACGAGGTCCGCGTCTACTGCGACTGCCACACCGAGGCGGAAGCCGACCCCGAGGCCTGCGCGGACGAGGCCGAACGCGTCGTCGAGGAACTCGGCTACGACGCGCTCAAGTTCGACCTCGACGTCCCCAGCGGGCTGGAGAAGGACCGAGCGAACCGCCACCTCCGGCCGGGCGAAATCCGACACAAGGCCGAAATCGTCGAGGCGGTGACGGAGCGCGTGAAGGACCGCGCGGACGTCGCCTTCGACTGCCACTGGACGTTCTCCGGCGGGAGCGCGAAACGCCTCGCCGCCGCTATCGAGGAGTACGACGTCTGGTGGCTCGAAGACCCCGTCCCGCCGGAGAACCTCGACGTTCAGGAGGAAGTGACGAAGTCGACGCTCACCCCTATCACGGTCGGGGAAAACCGCTACCGCGTGACGGAAGAACGCCGCCTGCTGGAGAACCAGGCGGTCGACATCATCGCCCCCGACCTGCCGAAGGTCGGCGGGATGCGCGAGACGCGGAAAATCGCGGACGTCGCGAACCAGTACTACGTCCCCGTCGCGATGCACAACGTCGCCTCGCCGGTCGGGACGATGGCGTCCGTGCACGTCGGCGCGGCGATCCCGAACAGCCTCGCCGTGGAGTACCACTCCTACGAGCTCGGCTGGTGGGGAGACCTCGTCGAGGAAGACCTCATCGAGGACGGTTCCATCACGGTGCCGGAAGAACCCGGTCTCGGCGTCACGCTCGACATGGACGCCGTCGAGGAACACATGGTCGACGGCGAGACCCTCTTCGACGAGGCCTGA
- a CDS encoding glucose 1-dehydrogenase, producing MHAIAVGRDDRTPRVVERDPPTPASGEALVRVLRVGVDGTDHAVIAGDHGGFPEGADELVLGHEAVGVVVDANDTDLDEGAVVAPTVRRPPAGGPNPYFDRGEPDMAPPGGYVERGIDGADGYMAEYVTSPAADLVELPDDLADYGFLVEPVSVVEKAFELAAAARSSFRWEPDTALVLGNGPLGLLAVAALTDGATTAGHYDTVYCLGQRDPDHPSVRVLDRFDAAYVDARDTPLAAFADAYEPADLVVEATGHPPHAVESLDALAPNGVAALLGVPEGTHEESVPLAHVHRDAVLSNKAVVGSVNSNARHFRAAADALADMDTDFLDALTTVAPAFDDPAAAFREDETTIKTAVELATYEER from the coding sequence ATGCACGCGATCGCCGTCGGCCGCGACGACCGGACGCCCCGCGTCGTCGAGCGAGACCCGCCGACGCCGGCGTCAGGCGAGGCGCTCGTCCGCGTTCTCCGCGTCGGCGTCGACGGCACCGACCACGCCGTCATCGCCGGCGACCACGGCGGCTTCCCCGAGGGCGCGGACGAACTCGTCCTCGGCCACGAAGCCGTCGGGGTCGTCGTCGACGCGAACGACACCGACCTCGACGAGGGCGCGGTCGTCGCGCCGACCGTCCGCCGCCCGCCCGCGGGCGGCCCGAACCCCTACTTCGACCGCGGCGAACCCGACATGGCTCCGCCCGGCGGCTACGTCGAACGCGGCATCGACGGCGCGGACGGCTACATGGCCGAATACGTCACCAGCCCCGCCGCCGATCTCGTCGAACTCCCCGACGACCTCGCCGACTACGGCTTCCTCGTCGAACCCGTCAGCGTCGTCGAGAAAGCCTTCGAACTCGCGGCCGCCGCCCGCTCCTCCTTCCGCTGGGAGCCCGACACCGCGCTCGTCCTCGGGAACGGCCCGCTCGGCCTCCTCGCCGTCGCCGCGCTCACCGACGGAGCGACGACCGCCGGCCACTACGACACTGTGTACTGCCTCGGCCAGCGCGACCCCGACCACCCGAGCGTCCGCGTCCTCGACCGCTTCGACGCCGCCTACGTCGACGCCCGCGACACCCCGCTCGCCGCGTTCGCCGACGCCTACGAGCCCGCCGACCTCGTCGTCGAGGCGACCGGCCACCCGCCGCACGCCGTCGAATCGCTCGACGCGCTCGCGCCGAACGGCGTCGCCGCCCTCCTCGGCGTCCCCGAAGGCACCCACGAGGAATCCGTGCCGCTCGCCCACGTCCACCGCGACGCCGTCCTCTCGAACAAGGCCGTCGTCGGGAGCGTGAACTCGAACGCCCGGCACTTCCGCGCCGCCGCCGACGCCCTCGCCGATATGGACACCGACTTCCTCGACGCCCTCACGACCGTCGCCCCCGCCTTCGACGACCCGGCGGCAGCGTTCCGCGAGGACGAAACGACCATCAAGACGGCCGTCGAACTCGCCACGTATGAAGAACGTTGA
- a CDS encoding phosphotransferase family protein, with amino-acid sequence MEHRDRVTAAVSAAFPRREIAAVESAGPSWNDANATARVTLADGDVRYVKVGLDGDPTRIRRERAVIDYVRAHAGVPVPRVVASDTARATPYLATAPMDGESLIHPWGERSGGDRLPLARAVGSALARVHDCRFDAHGHVTGGDAGGLDVAERSWPTLLAERVEWTRDLASTDRFDEHFDRVKAAVEANRDLLSDAPAALAHGDPAMPNAVWNGEAVGFLDWELAYVGDPARDLYRALDQQFAGLREDAPAAVREACLDGYRSVAGGLPEGYAEREPVYAAVRFLGVSGYVDKYLDLVDEEDADFVAWVDAEMTARLDAC; translated from the coding sequence ATGGAGCACCGTGACCGCGTGACGGCGGCGGTGTCGGCCGCGTTCCCGCGTCGCGAAATCGCGGCCGTCGAATCGGCGGGGCCGTCGTGGAACGACGCGAACGCCACCGCGCGCGTGACGCTCGCGGACGGCGACGTGCGATACGTGAAGGTCGGTCTCGACGGCGACCCGACGCGCATCCGGCGGGAGCGAGCAGTCATCGACTACGTCCGCGCGCACGCCGGCGTTCCCGTGCCGCGCGTCGTCGCGAGCGACACCGCGCGCGCGACGCCGTATCTCGCGACCGCGCCGATGGACGGCGAGTCGCTGATTCACCCCTGGGGCGAGCGGAGCGGCGGCGATCGCCTGCCGCTCGCTCGCGCGGTCGGAAGCGCGCTCGCGCGCGTCCACGACTGCCGCTTCGACGCACACGGCCACGTCACCGGCGGCGACGCTGGCGGCCTCGACGTGGCCGAGCGCTCGTGGCCGACGCTCCTCGCGGAGCGCGTGGAGTGGACGCGCGACCTCGCGAGCACGGACCGCTTCGACGAGCATTTCGACCGCGTGAAAGCCGCCGTCGAAGCGAACCGCGACCTGCTCTCGGACGCGCCAGCGGCGCTCGCGCACGGCGACCCCGCGATGCCGAACGCCGTCTGGAACGGCGAAGCGGTGGGCTTTCTCGACTGGGAGCTCGCGTACGTCGGCGACCCGGCGCGCGACCTCTACCGCGCGCTCGACCAGCAGTTCGCCGGGCTCCGCGAGGACGCGCCCGCGGCCGTCCGCGAGGCCTGCCTCGACGGCTACCGCTCGGTCGCCGGTGGCCTCCCCGAGGGCTACGCGGAACGCGAGCCCGTCTACGCCGCCGTCCGGTTCCTCGGCGTCTCCGGCTACGTCGACAAGTACCTCGACCTCGTCGACGAAGAGGACGCGGACTTCGTCGCGTGGGTGGACGCCGAGATGACCGCGCGACTCGACGCGTGCTAG
- a CDS encoding dihydrodipicolinate synthase family protein produces the protein MPENAPAPGSADPLDLHGVVPPTLTAFDEQENVDLERTAAHARYVVDRGVHGVFPLGTNGEFPLLTADERDAVVKAVVDEIDDVPVIAGVGAPSTHQTVRHAEHAEAVGADGLVVVTPYYYPLDAEAAVAHYDAVADAVDLPIYVYHIPSKTGNSLSLDTVERLAAIENVAGVKDSSKDVPWLGQAIDANPELTFLSGSDSLLFPGLEIGCTGVVSAVANAFPELVVDLYDAYDAGDEDRARALQSTVYDVRSAIKRGPYMAGVKTALDLKGEDFGGLRRPLRAMDAVDRAALRDDLELFDLL, from the coding sequence ATGCCCGAGAACGCGCCCGCGCCCGGGAGCGCCGACCCGCTCGACCTCCACGGCGTCGTCCCGCCGACCCTCACCGCCTTCGACGAACAGGAGAACGTCGACCTCGAACGCACCGCCGCGCACGCCCGCTACGTCGTCGACCGCGGCGTCCACGGCGTCTTCCCGCTCGGCACGAACGGCGAGTTCCCGCTCCTCACAGCCGACGAGCGCGACGCCGTCGTCAAAGCGGTCGTCGACGAAATCGACGACGTCCCCGTCATCGCGGGCGTCGGCGCACCCTCCACGCACCAGACCGTCCGGCACGCCGAGCACGCAGAGGCCGTCGGCGCGGACGGCCTCGTCGTCGTCACGCCCTACTACTACCCGCTCGACGCCGAGGCCGCCGTCGCCCACTACGACGCCGTCGCCGACGCCGTCGACCTCCCCATATACGTCTACCACATCCCGTCCAAGACGGGGAACAGCCTCTCGCTCGACACGGTCGAGCGGCTCGCCGCCATCGAGAACGTCGCCGGCGTGAAGGACTCCTCGAAGGACGTCCCGTGGCTCGGACAGGCCATCGACGCGAACCCCGAGCTCACCTTCCTCTCGGGGTCGGACAGCCTGCTCTTCCCCGGCCTCGAAATCGGCTGCACCGGAGTGGTGTCCGCGGTCGCGAACGCCTTCCCCGAACTCGTCGTCGACCTCTACGACGCTTACGACGCCGGCGACGAGGACCGCGCGCGAGCCCTCCAATCGACGGTCTACGACGTCCGCAGCGCCATCAAGCGCGGCCCCTACATGGCCGGCGTGAAGACCGCGCTCGACCTCAAGGGCGAGGACTTCGGCGGGCTCCGCCGCCCGCTCCGCGCGATGGACGCCGTCGACCGGGCGGCGCTCCGCGACGACCTCGAACTCTTCGACCTCCTCTGA
- a CDS encoding glutaredoxin family protein: MTFDPMGEGLDADEVQDVVDDAIENNEVVLFMKGDRMMPQCGFSKRAVGLISQYREDFETVDTLQNLEAFREALNEHSGWETIPQTYVEGEFIGGSDILAELDERGELAETLNGDEELSDAEDDPADESIESPF, from the coding sequence ATGACGTTCGACCCGATGGGCGAGGGCCTCGACGCGGACGAAGTGCAGGACGTCGTCGACGACGCGATCGAGAACAACGAAGTCGTCCTCTTCATGAAGGGCGACCGGATGATGCCGCAGTGCGGGTTCAGCAAGCGCGCGGTCGGCCTCATCAGTCAGTATCGAGAGGACTTCGAGACGGTGGATACGCTCCAGAACCTCGAAGCGTTCCGGGAGGCGCTGAACGAGCACTCCGGCTGGGAGACGATTCCGCAGACGTACGTCGAGGGCGAGTTCATCGGCGGGAGCGACATTCTCGCGGAGCTCGACGAGCGCGGCGAACTCGCGGAGACGCTCAACGGCGACGAAGAGCTCTCGGACGCCGAGGACGACCCGGCCGACGAGAGCATCGAATCCCCCTTCTGA
- a CDS encoding metal-dependent hydrolase family protein — MLVIENATVVDVDGAREGPVVVENGEITAVGESPSANDPDVVVDGDGGVVAPGLIDSHVHVSMDGRPNTEEIRRESASKLAYRAAKNMQEAVRAGVTTVRDLGSAGTLGPDTRDAIDEGLVEGPRVVPCGSAVIVTGGHGHWAGREADGPAEVKKAVREQLKKGAEVVKTMATGGVLTEGAEIGGYEMSPEELDALVDAASAKGRPTAAHCHSVTGIKNATRAGITSVEHGTFMDAEAAALMADEDTYWVPTASAIHGIVENGTEAGIPDWAVAKAEDAADAFEDAWSHALDHDVPIAMGTDAGTPFNYHRDAAHELELMHDYGLSAERAFEAATVNAADLLDLDDVGRVTEGYRADLVVLDSDPREDASAYTSPRAVVADGTVV; from the coding sequence ATGCTCGTTATCGAGAACGCGACAGTCGTGGACGTCGACGGGGCGCGCGAAGGCCCGGTCGTCGTCGAGAACGGCGAGATCACCGCGGTCGGCGAATCGCCGAGCGCGAACGACCCGGACGTCGTCGTGGACGGCGACGGCGGCGTCGTCGCGCCCGGCCTCATCGACTCGCACGTCCACGTCTCGATGGACGGCCGGCCGAACACCGAGGAGATCCGCCGCGAGTCGGCGTCGAAGCTCGCGTACCGCGCCGCGAAGAACATGCAGGAAGCCGTGCGCGCGGGCGTCACGACCGTCCGCGACCTCGGCTCCGCCGGCACGCTCGGCCCCGACACCCGCGACGCCATCGACGAAGGCCTCGTCGAGGGGCCGCGCGTCGTCCCCTGTGGGTCCGCCGTCATCGTCACCGGCGGGCACGGCCACTGGGCGGGCCGCGAAGCCGACGGCCCCGCGGAGGTGAAGAAGGCCGTCCGCGAGCAGCTGAAGAAGGGCGCGGAGGTCGTGAAGACGATGGCCACCGGCGGCGTGCTCACCGAGGGCGCAGAAATCGGCGGGTACGAGATGAGCCCCGAGGAACTCGACGCGCTCGTCGACGCCGCGTCCGCGAAAGGCCGGCCGACCGCCGCGCACTGCCACAGCGTCACCGGCATCAAGAACGCGACGCGCGCCGGCATCACGAGCGTCGAACACGGGACGTTCATGGACGCCGAAGCCGCCGCGCTCATGGCCGACGAAGACACTTACTGGGTGCCCACCGCCTCCGCCATCCACGGTATCGTCGAGAACGGCACCGAGGCCGGAATCCCCGACTGGGCCGTCGCGAAGGCCGAGGACGCCGCCGACGCCTTCGAGGACGCCTGGAGTCACGCCCTCGACCACGACGTCCCGATTGCGATGGGAACGGACGCCGGGACGCCGTTCAACTACCACCGCGACGCCGCCCACGAGCTCGAACTCATGCACGACTACGGCCTCAGCGCCGAACGCGCGTTCGAAGCCGCGACCGTCAACGCCGCCGACCTCCTCGACCTCGACGACGTCGGACGCGTCACAGAGGGGTATCGCGCCGACCTCGTCGTCCTCGACAGCGACCCGCGCGAGGACGCGAGCGCCTACACCAGCCCGCGCGCCGTCGTCGCCGACGGCACCGTCGTCTGA
- a CDS encoding HAD family hydrolase, translating into MTDRYDELYAVYETVDAETIRAYQDLVDLYPPLDSSVALSYWEDASETLAEKRADVADRYGEGVADLVARASRDQAFTALDLYTSYGRGVNVLVLDVDETLRSAGHTDNEIPREVLHLLTEFHEAGVPIVICTGQTLENVKGFLIQGLGNELVHSGDLSVVYETGTGVFTPGHGPETKRLLYEDLDDDVTEVFAEVRARVLSDAPGDIRSGCHLQGNEFNVTLKPNHETGTERAVDVVAHALRWLLSLLGDAVSDANEREVKAYYAAQDPEIAAVLDAADDRPDVSVPDAVAARLERIDVAYYEGDAAEIASRELNKVVGVTAALDVLGVDDPFALVMGDSKSDRRVMEWAAANDAGIAAAPAHASAGVRDFVEARDDLVFDSGRAGDVLRTTYALNRLAARADEN; encoded by the coding sequence ATGACCGACCGCTACGACGAACTCTACGCGGTCTACGAGACCGTCGACGCGGAGACCATCCGCGCCTACCAGGACCTCGTCGACCTCTACCCGCCGCTCGACTCGTCCGTCGCGCTCTCCTACTGGGAGGACGCGAGCGAGACGCTCGCCGAGAAACGCGCCGACGTCGCCGACCGCTACGGCGAGGGCGTCGCCGACCTCGTCGCCCGCGCCTCCCGCGACCAGGCGTTCACCGCGCTCGACCTCTACACGTCCTACGGACGCGGCGTGAACGTCCTCGTCCTCGACGTCGACGAGACCCTGCGCTCCGCCGGCCACACGGACAACGAAATCCCCCGGGAAGTCCTCCACCTCCTCACGGAGTTCCACGAGGCCGGCGTCCCCATCGTCATCTGCACCGGCCAGACCCTGGAGAACGTCAAGGGCTTCCTCATCCAGGGGTTAGGCAACGAGCTCGTCCACTCCGGCGACCTCAGCGTCGTCTACGAGACCGGCACCGGCGTCTTCACGCCGGGCCACGGCCCGGAGACGAAACGCCTCCTCTACGAGGACCTCGACGACGACGTCACCGAGGTCTTCGCCGAAGTCCGCGCGCGCGTCCTCTCCGACGCGCCCGGCGACATCCGCTCCGGCTGCCACCTCCAGGGGAACGAGTTCAACGTCACGCTCAAGCCGAACCACGAGACCGGCACCGAGCGCGCCGTCGACGTCGTCGCGCACGCGCTCCGCTGGCTCCTCTCCCTCCTCGGCGACGCCGTCTCCGACGCGAACGAGAGAGAAGTGAAAGCCTACTACGCGGCGCAAGACCCGGAAATCGCCGCCGTGCTCGACGCCGCCGACGACCGCCCCGACGTGTCCGTCCCGGACGCCGTCGCGGCGCGCCTCGAACGCATCGACGTCGCATACTACGAGGGCGACGCCGCCGAAATCGCGAGCAGAGAACTGAACAAAGTCGTCGGCGTCACCGCCGCGCTCGACGTGCTCGGCGTCGACGACCCGTTCGCGCTCGTGATGGGCGACTCGAAGAGCGACCGGCGCGTGATGGAGTGGGCGGCGGCGAACGACGCGGGCATCGCCGCCGCGCCGGCGCACGCCTCCGCGGGCGTCCGCGACTTCGTCGAAGCCCGCGACGACCTCGTCTTCGACAGCGGCCGTGCCGGCGACGTCCTCCGAACGACCTACGCGCTCAACCGCCTCGCAGCGCGAGCAGACGAGAACTAA
- the gfcR gene encoding transcriptional regulator GfcR: MKNVDDLIESAAELSDRGLSKGEIADELNVSRETASWLVERAGGDSDADDREPGRGHRPPATDGPQDVHVDWSAIGEAGARLSSVGAAMADQLREHTHDVDVVVGIEKAGVPLATVVARELSSDIGTYTPRKHQWNEGDIENLTGGFSRNFAQVEDKRCFVVDDTITSGTTMTEAVTAIDEAGGDALACGVLVDKQGVDELEGIPVESLLQVIRVGKSE; encoded by the coding sequence ATGAAGAACGTTGACGACCTCATCGAGAGCGCGGCCGAGCTCTCCGACCGCGGCCTCTCCAAGGGCGAAATCGCGGACGAGCTGAACGTCTCCCGCGAGACCGCGTCCTGGCTCGTCGAACGCGCCGGCGGCGACTCCGACGCCGACGACCGCGAGCCCGGCCGCGGCCACCGTCCCCCCGCCACCGACGGCCCACAGGACGTCCACGTCGACTGGAGCGCCATCGGTGAAGCCGGCGCGCGCCTCAGCTCCGTCGGCGCGGCCATGGCCGACCAGCTCCGCGAACACACCCACGACGTCGACGTCGTCGTCGGCATCGAGAAAGCCGGCGTCCCCCTCGCCACCGTCGTCGCCCGCGAACTCTCCTCCGACATCGGCACCTACACCCCCCGCAAACACCAGTGGAACGAAGGCGACATCGAGAACCTCACCGGCGGGTTCAGCCGGAACTTCGCGCAGGTCGAAGACAAGCGCTGCTTCGTCGTCGACGACACCATCACCTCCGGCACGACCATGACCGAAGCCGTCACCGCCATCGACGAAGCCGGCGGCGACGCCCTCGCCTGCGGCGTCCTCGTCGACAAACAGGGCGTCGACGAACTCGAAGGCATCCCCGTCGAATCCCTCCTCCAAGTCATCCGCGTCGGCAAAAGCGAATAA